In one Corallococcus sp. EGB genomic region, the following are encoded:
- a CDS encoding glycosyltransferase — MSALGLLTLGWTALAGGFSAVALARLYRRAPVTAGGPLPSVLLLRPVDAPTPLELENLARPIDYAGPLEQVVLSPYRPRLAAGVRWLPSDPVCPNRKVGHLLYALGTLDVRGRAVLAVDADVAVTGALVEGLAAPLAAGAALSTAAPTPVGAVDVAGRAMAGLLRYTHHSFRALHAMSAGAQAVCGKALGLSPRAAEELVGLSDHIGEDLELAKRLHAHGLDVALSPAPAWVPVTHALPWRVPLERFTRWMQVLASHRPGLYPTVPLLFTPTVPLLLLAAWLHEPAVWLAVGALVAVRTLLSLRLAALSRVPDVVDTAHALTDWVQGELLLLAAFTASLTRQGRVTWRGHTYALEAGGRMVRVTPRWSGGPG, encoded by the coding sequence ATGAGCGCGCTCGGCCTCTTGACGCTCGGGTGGACCGCACTGGCCGGGGGCTTCAGCGCGGTGGCGCTGGCGCGGCTGTATCGCCGTGCGCCCGTGACGGCCGGAGGCCCGCTGCCCTCCGTGCTGCTCCTGCGCCCCGTGGACGCGCCCACGCCGCTGGAGCTGGAGAATCTCGCACGCCCCATCGACTATGCGGGACCTCTGGAGCAGGTGGTGCTGTCTCCCTACCGTCCGCGCCTGGCCGCGGGGGTGCGCTGGCTTCCGAGCGACCCGGTGTGCCCCAACCGAAAGGTGGGCCACCTGCTCTACGCGCTGGGCACGCTGGATGTGCGCGGACGGGCGGTGCTCGCGGTGGACGCGGACGTGGCGGTGACGGGCGCGCTGGTGGAGGGGCTGGCTGCTCCGCTCGCGGCCGGTGCCGCCTTGAGCACCGCCGCTCCCACGCCGGTGGGGGCGGTGGACGTGGCCGGTCGCGCCATGGCCGGGCTGCTTCGCTACACGCACCACAGCTTCCGCGCGCTGCATGCGATGAGCGCGGGCGCTCAGGCCGTGTGCGGCAAGGCGCTCGGGTTGTCGCCGCGTGCGGCGGAGGAGCTGGTCGGACTGTCGGACCACATCGGCGAGGACCTGGAGCTGGCGAAGCGGCTGCACGCGCACGGCCTGGACGTGGCGCTGAGCCCCGCGCCCGCATGGGTGCCTGTGACACACGCGCTGCCCTGGCGTGTGCCACTGGAGCGCTTCACGCGCTGGATGCAGGTGCTCGCGAGCCACCGCCCCGGCCTGTACCCCACCGTGCCGCTGCTCTTCACTCCCACCGTGCCGCTGCTGCTGCTGGCCGCGTGGCTCCATGAGCCCGCCGTATGGCTCGCGGTGGGGGCGCTCGTCGCCGTGCGCACGCTGCTGTCGCTGCGCCTTGCCGCGCTCAGCCGCGTGCCCGACGTCGTGGACACGGCCCATGCGCTGACGGACTGGGTGCAGGGGGAGCTGCTGCTGCTCGCGGCCTTCACGGCCTCGCTGACGCGGCAGGGACGGGTGACCTGGCGCGGCCATACCTACGCGCTGGAGGCTGGGGGACGCATGGTGCGCGTGACACCGCGGTGGAGTGGAGGGCCGGGATGA
- a CDS encoding phytoene/squalene synthase family protein: MTASPALIAQGYRRAKAVTRHHAKSFFFASYLLFGQRRKAAFALYAFCRRLDDLVDAGESALPGEAALDLATRLARARERVAEVYLPLPELASKELGPVSSRQPSVDAPSPWDPSEFAALRHTIHHYRIPEQPFQDLISGMEMDLTKLRYDTWEELDLYCYRVAGVVGLMLTPVLGCEDARAVEPAADLGRAMQLTNILRDVREDLERGRVYLPSEELRAFGITEDALRAGRVDAKWRDFMRFQIQRARAYYARAAAGVRYLTGFGSQRMVRLMGAIYGDILRDIEARDCDVFSGRAHTTTGRKLELTAKVFLRPRAALPEAPLALPSAPVPLLPTGTGGPR; the protein is encoded by the coding sequence ATGACGGCCTCTCCGGCGCTCATCGCGCAGGGATACCGGCGCGCGAAGGCGGTCACGCGCCACCATGCGAAGAGCTTCTTCTTCGCGTCGTACCTCCTCTTCGGACAGCGGCGGAAGGCGGCCTTCGCGCTGTATGCCTTCTGCCGCCGGCTGGACGACCTGGTGGACGCGGGCGAGAGCGCGCTGCCGGGCGAAGCGGCCCTGGACCTGGCGACGCGCCTGGCCCGGGCGCGCGAGCGCGTGGCGGAGGTGTACCTGCCGCTGCCGGAGCTGGCCTCGAAGGAGCTGGGCCCGGTGTCTTCGCGCCAGCCCTCGGTGGACGCGCCGTCGCCGTGGGACCCGAGCGAGTTCGCGGCGCTGCGCCACACCATCCACCACTACCGGATCCCCGAGCAGCCCTTCCAGGACCTCATCTCCGGCATGGAGATGGACCTGACGAAGCTTCGCTACGACACGTGGGAGGAGTTGGACCTGTACTGCTACCGCGTCGCGGGCGTGGTCGGGTTGATGCTCACGCCGGTGCTGGGCTGTGAGGACGCTCGCGCGGTGGAGCCGGCGGCGGACCTGGGCCGCGCGATGCAGCTCACCAACATCCTGCGCGACGTGCGCGAGGACCTGGAGCGCGGCCGGGTGTACCTGCCCTCGGAGGAGTTGCGCGCCTTTGGCATCACCGAGGACGCCTTGCGCGCGGGGCGGGTGGACGCGAAGTGGCGCGACTTCATGCGCTTTCAAATCCAGCGCGCGCGGGCGTACTACGCGCGGGCGGCGGCGGGCGTGCGCTACCTCACCGGCTTTGGCAGTCAGCGCATGGTGCGGCTGATGGGCGCCATCTATGGCGACATCCTGCGCGACATCGAGGCACGGGACTGCGACGTGTTCAGCGGCCGCGCGCACACGACCACGGGGCGCAAGCTGGAGCTGACGGCGAAGGTATTCCTGCGGCCCCGGGCCGCGCTGCCGGAGGCGCCCCTGGCGTTGCCCTCCGCGCCGGTGCCGCTGTTGCCCACGGGCACGGGAGGTCCGCGATGA
- a CDS encoding NAD(P)/FAD-dependent oxidoreductase yields MKASRVAVIGGGIGGLTAAGLLAREGHAVTLFEGGPSLGGKAQAVTVEGLTLDTGPTLLTLPALVRDTFEQLGALDLLPPFTELEPQCTYHFADGCGFTAYKDLERMADSAAELRPIERKGVHSFYAEAAAIWRAAGEPYLEAPFEGMAGFMARVARRGIGAMLAGMKLDTLHALAAKHFQTHHLRQYVGRFATYAGGSPYASSAAFALIPHIEHAYGVHHVRGGIGALVEALGQAVRRLGVTVHLDTRARFERVPGGYRVEPVSEVFDSVVVNADPLASLRRESEPLSLSGFVLLLEVEGRTPVPHHAVMFGGDYQKEFDELFAGQLAADPTVYVCNPSATDPSMAPLGRTGLFVMVNAPAMPLEEGRAEQARREWESRAGRVREQMFEKLLRHHPALKGRVRVVGQRSPVDLAARGAPGGSIYGFLPHGRFGPFRRPRIRGGTPGLFFAGGGTHPGGGVPLVMLSGRFAAQMASAHLREVS; encoded by the coding sequence ATGAAGGCCTCGCGCGTGGCGGTGATTGGCGGCGGCATTGGCGGGCTGACGGCCGCGGGCCTGCTGGCGAGGGAAGGGCACGCGGTGACGCTGTTCGAGGGCGGCCCGTCGCTGGGCGGCAAGGCGCAGGCGGTGACGGTGGAGGGGCTCACGTTGGACACGGGGCCCACGCTGCTCACGTTGCCGGCGCTGGTGCGTGACACCTTCGAACAACTGGGCGCGCTGGACCTGCTGCCGCCGTTCACGGAGCTGGAGCCGCAGTGCACCTACCACTTCGCGGACGGGTGCGGCTTCACGGCGTACAAGGACCTGGAGCGCATGGCGGACAGCGCCGCGGAGCTGCGCCCCATCGAGCGCAAGGGCGTGCACTCCTTCTACGCGGAGGCCGCGGCCATCTGGCGCGCGGCGGGGGAGCCCTACCTGGAGGCTCCCTTCGAGGGCATGGCCGGCTTCATGGCGCGCGTGGCCCGCCGGGGCATCGGCGCGATGCTGGCGGGGATGAAGCTGGACACGCTGCACGCGCTGGCGGCGAAGCACTTCCAGACGCACCACCTGCGGCAGTACGTGGGGCGCTTCGCCACCTACGCGGGAGGGTCTCCGTACGCGTCCAGCGCGGCGTTCGCGCTCATCCCGCACATCGAGCATGCGTATGGCGTGCACCATGTGCGCGGCGGTATCGGCGCGTTGGTGGAGGCGCTGGGGCAGGCGGTGCGGCGGCTGGGCGTGACGGTGCACCTGGACACGCGCGCCCGCTTCGAGCGCGTCCCGGGCGGCTACCGCGTGGAGCCCGTCTCGGAGGTGTTCGACAGCGTGGTGGTGAACGCGGATCCGCTGGCGTCGCTGCGCCGGGAGTCGGAGCCGCTGTCGCTGTCCGGCTTCGTCCTGCTCCTGGAGGTGGAGGGGCGCACGCCGGTCCCGCATCACGCGGTGATGTTCGGCGGGGACTACCAGAAGGAGTTCGATGAGCTCTTCGCGGGACAGCTCGCGGCGGACCCCACGGTGTATGTCTGCAACCCGTCCGCCACGGATCCGAGCATGGCGCCGCTCGGGCGCACGGGGTTGTTCGTGATGGTGAACGCGCCGGCCATGCCGTTGGAGGAGGGGCGGGCGGAGCAGGCCCGGCGCGAGTGGGAGTCCCGCGCGGGGCGCGTGCGCGAGCAGATGTTCGAGAAGCTCCTGCGGCACCATCCGGCGTTGAAGGGGCGCGTGCGCGTGGTGGGGCAGCGCTCGCCGGTGGACCTGGCGGCGCGCGGGGCGCCGGGTGGCTCCATCTATGGCTTCCTGCCGCATGGCCGCTTCGGGCCGTTCCGCAGGCCGCGCATCCGGGGCGGTACGCCGGGGCTGTTCTTCGCGGGCGGGGGGACGCATCCAGGCGGCGGGGTTCCGCTGGTGATGCTGTCGGGCCGGTTCGCGGCCCAGATGGCGTCCGCGCACCTGCGGGAGGTCTCATGA
- a CDS encoding MerR family transcriptional regulator → MAERTYRIHIAAELSGVRVELIRAWERRYGVLAPERTPAGYRVYTDRDVALLKRLKALTDEGVSISEAAKLLPQLRAELEVAPPPTVKSPEARTGSQLEAWRAAVMAAAEAYDQPRVVRVLDEVLASLPPLRAFEDVLVPVQREVGERWHAGALTVAQEHLVTQVVRERLVSLLHGSPRGGRRHAVLACFPEEEHELGLLGAALRLRYAGLRVTLLGQRVPAEGLGETVARSRPDVVGLSAVTNRGAAVFEDVLRRTQDALPGGLPLWVGGPAAQAHADVCERLGVRLFTREDDWARMAG, encoded by the coding sequence ATGGCTGAGCGCACCTATCGCATCCACATCGCCGCGGAGCTGTCAGGGGTCCGCGTGGAGCTCATCCGGGCCTGGGAGCGCCGCTACGGGGTGCTCGCGCCGGAGCGCACGCCCGCGGGCTACCGCGTCTACACCGACCGCGACGTGGCCCTGCTCAAGCGGCTCAAGGCGCTCACGGACGAGGGCGTGTCCATCAGCGAGGCGGCGAAGCTCTTGCCCCAGCTGCGCGCCGAACTGGAGGTGGCGCCTCCGCCCACCGTCAAGAGCCCCGAGGCGCGGACCGGGTCGCAGCTGGAGGCCTGGCGCGCGGCGGTGATGGCCGCGGCCGAGGCGTATGACCAGCCTCGCGTCGTGCGCGTCCTGGATGAAGTGCTGGCTTCGCTGCCGCCCTTGAGGGCCTTCGAGGACGTGCTGGTGCCGGTGCAGCGCGAGGTGGGCGAGCGGTGGCACGCGGGGGCCCTCACGGTGGCGCAGGAGCACCTGGTGACGCAGGTGGTGCGCGAGCGGCTGGTGAGCCTGCTGCACGGCTCGCCGCGGGGAGGACGCAGGCACGCGGTGCTCGCGTGCTTCCCGGAGGAGGAGCACGAACTCGGCCTGCTGGGCGCGGCGCTGCGGCTGCGGTACGCGGGCCTGCGCGTGACGCTGCTGGGGCAGCGCGTGCCGGCGGAGGGGCTGGGCGAGACGGTGGCGCGGTCACGGCCAGACGTGGTGGGCCTGTCGGCGGTGACCAACCGGGGCGCCGCGGTGTTCGAGGACGTCCTCAGGCGCACCCAGGATGCGCTGCCCGGGGGCCTGCCCCTCTGGGTGGGGGGGCCCGCCGCCCAGGCGCACGCGGACGTGTGCGAGCGCCTGGGCGTGAGGCTCTTCACCCGCGAGGACGACTGGGCGCGGATGGCGGGCTGA
- a CDS encoding lycopene cyclase domain-containing protein — protein MMETRWAYLIHLLAWTLPVIAIQLVALVIHYKGRSGEVLRAVLPPAFVIGVYLSVADHLAISTGIWNFGEGRHIGVYVGAVPLEEILFFLITSVLVSLGLALFTALLRRKEARAS, from the coding sequence ATGATGGAGACGCGCTGGGCGTACCTCATCCACCTGCTGGCCTGGACGCTGCCGGTGATTGCCATTCAACTGGTGGCGCTCGTGATTCACTACAAGGGCCGCTCGGGCGAGGTGCTGCGCGCGGTGCTGCCCCCGGCGTTCGTCATCGGCGTGTACCTGTCCGTCGCGGACCACCTGGCCATCTCCACCGGCATCTGGAACTTCGGCGAGGGCCGCCACATCGGCGTGTACGTGGGCGCCGTGCCGCTGGAGGAGATCCTCTTCTTCCTCATCACGAGCGTGCTGGTGTCGCTGGGGCTCGCGCTGTTCACGGCGCTCCTGCGGCGCAAGGAGGCCCGGGCGTCTTGA
- a CDS encoding lycopene cyclase domain-containing protein — MTYARFLGLFVVLPILLLLVRYRRTLSWRGLAPMGLLLIIVYASTSPWDNMAVKWGLWGFDPERIWGVKLGYLPLEEYLFFGLQTLLVGLWARDRLERVLAKKPCAVPPEQEPVRAERALEPSEVSP, encoded by the coding sequence ATGACCTACGCGCGCTTCCTGGGACTCTTCGTCGTCCTGCCCATCCTGCTCCTGCTCGTGCGCTACCGCCGCACGCTGTCATGGCGCGGCCTTGCCCCCATGGGCCTGCTGCTCATCATCGTCTACGCGTCCACGTCTCCGTGGGACAACATGGCCGTGAAGTGGGGCCTGTGGGGCTTCGACCCGGAGCGCATCTGGGGCGTGAAGCTGGGCTACCTGCCGCTGGAGGAGTACCTCTTCTTCGGCCTCCAGACGCTGCTCGTGGGCCTGTGGGCTCGCGACCGGCTGGAGCGCGTGCTGGCGAAGAAGCCATGCGCCGTGCCGCCGGAACAGGAGCCCGTCCGCGCGGAGCGGGCCCTGGAGCCTTCCGAGGTGTCGCCATGA
- a CDS encoding lysophospholipid acyltransferase family protein, translating into MIRAAKGGPFGWAVDRYIGWKVRSTFRGLWVRGELPADGVGRIVYLNHTNWWDGFVLHQLCQVAGWDGYCLMDEDNLRRYPFHAKMGAFSIRRQDAMSSLSSLRYAKELLRKPNAAVCVFPEGEHRPFGVLPLKLERGVELLARAAKAECVPIAIRYAFFEHERPDVLLEVGAVHEAGPLARFQGGLETVVRRVSEATRLEGFTRKVAGARGVAERWDRARGLGP; encoded by the coding sequence TTGATTCGCGCGGCCAAGGGTGGGCCCTTCGGGTGGGCGGTGGACCGGTACATCGGGTGGAAGGTCCGCTCGACGTTCCGCGGCCTGTGGGTGCGCGGCGAGCTGCCCGCTGACGGCGTGGGGCGGATCGTCTATCTGAACCACACCAACTGGTGGGACGGCTTCGTGCTGCACCAGCTCTGCCAGGTGGCGGGCTGGGACGGCTACTGCCTCATGGACGAGGACAACCTGCGCCGCTATCCCTTCCACGCGAAGATGGGCGCCTTCAGCATCCGCAGGCAGGACGCGATGTCGTCCCTGTCCTCGCTGCGGTACGCGAAGGAGTTGCTGCGCAAGCCGAACGCGGCCGTGTGTGTCTTTCCAGAGGGTGAACACCGGCCCTTCGGCGTCCTGCCGCTCAAGCTGGAGCGCGGCGTGGAGCTGCTGGCCCGCGCGGCGAAGGCGGAGTGCGTCCCCATCGCCATCCGCTATGCCTTCTTCGAGCACGAGCGGCCGGACGTGTTGCTGGAGGTGGGCGCGGTCCATGAGGCCGGACCGCTGGCGCGCTTCCAGGGCGGGCTGGAGACGGTGGTGCGGCGCGTGTCCGAAGCCACCCGCCTGGAGGGCTTCACGCGGAAGGTCGCGGGGGCGCGCGGCGTGGCGGAGCGCTGGGACCGCGCGAGAGGCCTGGGCCCATGA
- a CDS encoding MerR family transcriptional regulator — protein MSLRIRTIARLTGIREATLRAWERRYGFPRPERSENNYRVYSRDELEAVRRVAKLVEEGLSVSEAVAQMRDEPRTSVPPEARHLERFWAAVMVLDSEGADAALSEAQVGLDAITCCDTVLVPLLRDMASRLDVAREHMASALVRHRLRMLLAGMERVEEGPRGLLACPERDHHEGGLLALGVHLKARGWRVTLLGADTPAEALQGACRQVRPDVVALSFIRRRDAEDFASVLSDAMHACAPAPVVVGGPGAREHLKMLFTLGAQYAESAEELIAVWQQARNAQNRP, from the coding sequence ATGAGCCTGCGCATCCGTACCATCGCCCGGCTCACCGGCATCCGCGAGGCCACGCTGCGCGCCTGGGAGCGCCGCTATGGCTTTCCCCGCCCGGAGCGCAGCGAGAACAACTACCGCGTCTATTCACGCGACGAGCTGGAGGCCGTCCGCCGCGTGGCGAAGCTGGTGGAAGAGGGCCTCTCGGTGAGCGAGGCTGTCGCCCAGATGCGCGACGAGCCCCGGACGTCCGTCCCGCCGGAGGCGCGGCACCTGGAGCGCTTCTGGGCGGCGGTGATGGTGCTGGACTCGGAGGGGGCGGACGCGGCGCTGTCCGAGGCCCAGGTGGGCCTGGACGCCATCACCTGCTGCGACACCGTCCTCGTTCCATTGCTGCGGGACATGGCCTCGCGCCTGGACGTGGCGCGCGAGCACATGGCGTCCGCGTTGGTGCGGCATCGGCTGCGCATGCTGCTGGCGGGGATGGAGCGCGTGGAGGAGGGGCCCCGGGGGCTCCTGGCGTGTCCGGAGCGGGACCACCACGAGGGTGGGCTGCTCGCGCTGGGCGTGCACCTCAAGGCGCGGGGCTGGCGGGTGACGTTGCTGGGCGCGGACACGCCCGCGGAGGCGTTGCAGGGGGCCTGCCGGCAGGTGCGGCCGGACGTGGTGGCGCTGTCGTTCATCCGCCGCCGGGATGCGGAGGACTTCGCCTCGGTATTGTCCGACGCGATGCATGCGTGCGCGCCCGCGCCAGTGGTGGTAGGCGGGCCCGGGGCGCGGGAGCACCTGAAGATGCTGTTCACCCTGGGCGCGCAGTACGCGGAGTCCGCGGAGGAGCTCATCGCCGTCTGGCAGCAGGCGCGAAACGCGCAGAATCGACCGTGA
- a CDS encoding NAD(P)/FAD-dependent oxidoreductase: protein MSAQGRRVVVVGAGVGGLAAAARLARQGFDVQVFEKTHGPGGRCNQLQVDGFTWDVGPTIVLMPEVFEETFRALGRRIEDYLTLLRCDPNYRVHFRDGSDITFTSELCAMGRELERVEPGCFQRYLAFMAQGREQYRISLDHFVGRNFEGVSDYFSPGVLAKIFKARAHRRMYADVSRFFRDDRLRAAMTFQTMYLGVSPFESPAVYGLLPFTELGVGIWFPKGGLYAIPLALERLAREEGVTLHYGRPVERILTEGGRTTGVRLADGEGVSADAVLCNADLPYAYEKLLDPKDAPFKRGEKLRYTSSGYMLYLGMKKRVPGLLHHNVMFGRDYAGSFDDIFQRFRVPEDPSFYINVPTRTDPSLAPEGKDSLYVLVPVPHQHPGLDWKVEGPKVRAKVFQRLAELGSPDLEADIEVERVFTPDDWAGTYNLARGSAFGLAQNFFQIGPFRPANVDPRVKNLFFVGASTQPGTGLPTVLISARLVTERLTAWARKQGVALSPREGARPVEVAA, encoded by the coding sequence ATGAGCGCACAGGGCAGACGGGTGGTGGTGGTGGGCGCGGGGGTGGGAGGACTGGCCGCCGCGGCGAGGCTCGCGCGGCAGGGCTTTGACGTCCAGGTCTTCGAGAAGACGCACGGGCCCGGTGGCCGGTGCAACCAGCTCCAGGTGGATGGCTTCACCTGGGACGTGGGCCCCACCATCGTGCTCATGCCGGAGGTGTTCGAGGAGACCTTCCGCGCGCTGGGCCGCCGCATCGAGGACTACCTCACGCTGCTGCGGTGCGACCCGAACTACCGGGTGCACTTCCGGGACGGCTCGGACATCACCTTCACATCCGAGCTGTGCGCCATGGGGCGTGAGCTGGAGCGAGTGGAGCCGGGCTGCTTCCAGCGCTACCTGGCCTTCATGGCGCAGGGCCGCGAGCAGTACCGCATCAGCCTGGACCACTTCGTGGGCCGCAACTTCGAGGGCGTGAGCGACTACTTCTCCCCCGGGGTGCTGGCGAAGATCTTCAAGGCGCGCGCGCACCGCCGCATGTACGCGGACGTCAGCCGCTTCTTCCGGGACGACCGGCTGCGCGCGGCGATGACGTTCCAGACCATGTACCTGGGCGTGTCTCCCTTCGAGTCGCCCGCGGTGTATGGCCTGTTGCCCTTCACCGAGCTGGGCGTGGGCATCTGGTTTCCGAAGGGGGGCCTGTATGCCATTCCCCTCGCGCTGGAGCGGCTGGCGCGCGAGGAGGGCGTGACGCTGCACTACGGCCGCCCGGTGGAGCGCATCCTCACGGAGGGCGGGCGCACCACGGGCGTGCGGCTCGCGGACGGCGAAGGGGTCTCCGCGGACGCGGTGCTGTGCAACGCGGACCTGCCCTACGCCTACGAGAAGCTGCTGGACCCGAAGGACGCGCCGTTCAAGCGGGGGGAGAAGCTCCGTTACACGTCCAGCGGCTACATGCTCTACCTGGGCATGAAGAAGCGGGTGCCGGGCCTGTTGCATCACAACGTGATGTTCGGCCGGGACTATGCGGGCTCGTTCGACGACATCTTCCAGCGCTTCCGCGTGCCGGAGGACCCCAGCTTCTACATCAACGTGCCCACGCGCACGGATCCATCGCTGGCGCCGGAGGGGAAGGACTCGCTCTACGTGCTGGTGCCGGTGCCGCATCAGCACCCCGGGCTGGACTGGAAGGTGGAGGGCCCGAAGGTGCGCGCGAAGGTGTTCCAGCGTCTGGCGGAGCTGGGCTCCCCGGACCTGGAGGCGGACATCGAGGTGGAGCGCGTCTTCACCCCGGATGACTGGGCGGGCACGTACAACCTGGCGCGCGGCAGCGCGTTCGGGCTGGCGCAGAACTTCTTCCAGATTGGCCCCTTCCGTCCGGCCAACGTGGATCCGCGCGTGAAGAACCTCTTCTTCGTGGGGGCCTCCACGCAGCCGGGCACGGGCCTGCCCACGGTGCTCATCTCCGCGCGGCTCGTCACCGAGCGGCTGACGGCGTGGGCCCGCAAGCAGGGCGTGGCGCTGTCGCCGCGTGAAGGCGCCCGCCCGGTGGAGGTGGCGGCATGA
- a CDS encoding carotenoid 1,2-hydratase yields the protein MKSVLAQSVLSAAAESCALPALPDAAGAYRWFYADVSAGPYSAVCIFMLGSLFSPRYSVAARRGGHPLAYSAVNFALYHQGVRKLWVLSEYPRVELQGPGRLRIGRSTLTHAVDGSVRMEVEDRTAPWGRPVRASLTLWPLTGRGVEVRLMPGLPHYWQALAPRSEARLEVSTSGVTAEGLGYHDTNHGQELLGARLTGWHWARTHHANHTVVDYHLPDGVAPVRMMAGPSGVVCERGPNPEARPTTLTGWGLRVPSMLHTGDEVVGTPSLLESSPFYARLESRRDTLDTMGEVADFRRFHSPFIRWMAHFRTRMGRAP from the coding sequence ATGAAGTCCGTCCTCGCCCAGAGCGTCCTGTCCGCGGCCGCGGAGTCGTGCGCGTTGCCCGCGCTTCCGGACGCGGCGGGGGCGTACCGCTGGTTCTACGCGGACGTGAGCGCCGGGCCGTACAGCGCGGTGTGCATCTTCATGCTCGGGTCGTTGTTCTCGCCGCGCTACTCGGTGGCGGCGCGGCGCGGAGGGCATCCGCTGGCGTACAGCGCGGTGAACTTCGCGCTCTACCACCAGGGTGTGCGCAAGTTGTGGGTGCTGAGCGAGTACCCGCGCGTGGAATTGCAGGGCCCGGGGCGGCTGCGCATTGGCCGCTCCACGTTGACGCACGCGGTGGATGGCTCGGTGCGCATGGAGGTGGAGGACCGGACGGCGCCGTGGGGGCGTCCGGTGCGCGCGAGCCTGACGCTGTGGCCCCTGACGGGGCGGGGCGTGGAGGTGCGGCTCATGCCGGGCCTGCCGCATTACTGGCAGGCCCTGGCGCCCCGGTCGGAGGCCCGGCTGGAGGTGTCCACGTCGGGCGTGACGGCGGAGGGGCTGGGCTACCACGACACGAACCACGGCCAGGAGCTGCTGGGCGCGCGGCTGACGGGGTGGCATTGGGCGCGCACGCACCATGCGAACCACACGGTGGTGGACTACCACCTGCCAGACGGCGTGGCGCCGGTGCGCATGATGGCGGGGCCCTCGGGCGTGGTGTGCGAGCGAGGCCCGAATCCCGAGGCGCGTCCCACGACCCTGACGGGTTGGGGACTGCGCGTCCCTTCGATGCTGCACACGGGCGACGAGGTGGTGGGCACGCCGAGCCTGTTGGAGTCGTCGCCCTTCTACGCGCGCCTGGAGTCCCGGCGGGACACGCTGGACACGATGGGCGAGGTGGCGGACTTCCGCCGCTTCCATTCCCCGTTCATCCGCTGGATGGCGCACTTCCGCACGCGCATGGGAAGGGCGCCATGA